Proteins encoded together in one Chitinophaga varians window:
- a CDS encoding RagB/SusD family nutrient uptake outer membrane protein: MNRIQHIVSIAAAALLLHSCQGRLDLQPKDQLTEKTTFTQYDNIKAYAWQFYEVFPGYAPASVNKEYDADLFLNANPNGESNWIWQRVTIPSASDDYKDPYARIRAVNIMLDNLDQSPISASDKDHWRSVGYFFRAYSYANLVNKYGDVQWVDKALSDSDADLLYGKRTPRAEVTQKILDQLLWAEAHIKPAGDGPNTINVNVVRALISRFGLTEGTWRKYHQLGDPLPYLRASADAAAKLVKDFPLLNPNYDLDFNSESLAGVPGILLYKQYDQTQVYHSLASLGRNSAGRWDLTKKAVDMYLMTDGQTRWSSPLFAGDKSPYTEFRNRDKRLYFTVPPPFKVLVNHPSMNWQPTANPADQEYFPVMAAISGPKNKTLPTLNWQGLVVRQEPHFVDDNQGQPFNVTYTGYRFYKFSNKIQMVQNLDVNDAPIFRMGEVLINYAEAKYELGEFDQGIAEQTINKLRARGGVAPLQLAAIPDDPTRDLTVTPVLWEIRRERAIELMGESFRFDDLRRWKKMDYAVQQKLGRWIKKGADVSATAPIPVQNGATEGYIAYEKVPPAPFPDYYYLYPVPSNQTVLNPALAQNPGWK, from the coding sequence ATGAACCGTATTCAACATATTGTTTCCATTGCTGCCGCAGCCTTGTTGCTGCACAGCTGTCAGGGCCGGCTGGACCTGCAACCCAAAGACCAGCTTACCGAAAAAACAACGTTTACACAATACGATAATATCAAGGCCTACGCCTGGCAGTTTTACGAAGTGTTTCCCGGCTATGCGCCCGCAAGCGTGAACAAGGAGTACGATGCGGACCTGTTCCTGAATGCCAATCCCAACGGGGAATCCAACTGGATATGGCAGCGTGTGACGATCCCCTCTGCCTCTGACGATTACAAAGACCCTTATGCCAGGATACGGGCGGTGAACATCATGCTGGACAACCTGGACCAGTCACCGATTTCAGCATCGGATAAAGACCACTGGCGCAGCGTGGGGTATTTTTTCCGGGCCTATAGCTATGCTAACCTCGTGAATAAATACGGCGATGTGCAGTGGGTGGACAAAGCCCTGTCTGATAGCGACGCAGACCTGCTCTATGGCAAACGTACACCACGTGCCGAAGTGACGCAGAAAATACTCGACCAGCTGTTGTGGGCAGAAGCGCATATCAAACCTGCCGGCGACGGTCCCAATACCATCAACGTAAACGTGGTGCGGGCGCTGATTTCCCGCTTCGGGCTCACAGAAGGCACATGGCGTAAGTACCACCAGCTGGGCGACCCGCTGCCCTATTTGAGGGCCAGCGCAGACGCCGCCGCCAAACTGGTGAAAGATTTTCCCTTGCTGAATCCTAACTACGACCTGGATTTTAACAGTGAGTCACTGGCCGGCGTGCCGGGCATACTGTTGTATAAACAGTACGATCAAACGCAGGTGTATCATTCACTGGCATCGCTGGGGCGCAATTCTGCCGGCCGCTGGGACCTTACCAAAAAAGCTGTGGACATGTACCTGATGACCGATGGACAGACACGCTGGAGCAGTCCTTTGTTTGCCGGTGATAAATCACCTTACACCGAATTCCGTAACCGTGATAAACGTTTATACTTCACCGTGCCGCCGCCGTTTAAAGTGCTGGTAAACCATCCCAGTATGAACTGGCAGCCGACCGCCAATCCTGCGGACCAGGAGTACTTTCCGGTGATGGCCGCTATCTCCGGACCTAAAAACAAAACATTGCCCACGCTCAACTGGCAGGGGCTGGTGGTGCGGCAGGAACCGCATTTTGTAGACGACAACCAGGGACAGCCTTTTAACGTTACGTATACCGGTTACCGTTTTTATAAATTCAGCAACAAAATCCAGATGGTGCAGAACCTCGATGTGAACGATGCGCCCATCTTTCGTATGGGGGAAGTGCTGATCAACTATGCCGAAGCCAAATACGAGCTGGGCGAGTTTGACCAGGGCATCGCGGAACAAACCATCAACAAGCTGCGTGCGCGTGGCGGCGTGGCGCCGTTGCAGCTGGCGGCCATTCCCGATGATCCTACCCGCGATCTAACGGTGACGCCTGTACTATGGGAGATCCGTCGCGAGCGCGCTATTGAACTGATGGGAGAATCGTTCCGCTTCGATGACTTGCGCCGCTGGAAGAAAATGGATTATGCCGTGCAACAGAAGCTGGGGCGCTGGATTAAAAAAGGCGCCGATGTATCCGCCACCGCGCCCATTCCTGTTCAGAATGGCGCTACCGAAGGATATATCGCCTACGAGAAAGTGCCGCCCGCACCTTTTCCCGACTATTATTATCTTTATCCGGTCCCATCTAATCAAACGGTGCTGAATCCCGCGCTGGCGCAGAACCCGGGATGGAAATAA
- a CDS encoding TonB-dependent receptor has product MKLTFLLMTVAFLQVSAAAFSQQVTLQLEKASLKTVFAEIRRQTGYQVLFSTEILEKATPVSIRVKDASIDEVMATVLYHQPLSYRVDGKIILIGNKTPNPVTMPVVVKMPVKGKVTNDKGEPLPGVSILEKGTANGTVTDGQGAFSLNVQGASSVLIVRFIGYAQQEVKATGNMSIVLLEDLSAMNEVVVVGYGSQKKANLTGAVSSVKMDEVLGDRPVSSASQALQGAVPGLQITYGSGQPGTSTAINIRGYTSINGGEPLVLVDNVPMDIDDVNPKDIDNITVLKDAAAASIYGARAAFGVILVTTKKGKKNQPVRFSYSNNFTFSSPTTLPKKASPLELVRALKDFGTNSYWTGQNVNTWLKLLEEYQQNPSSYPDGYTTVNGLKYPLAETDLYGELFTRGFEQMHNFSFGGGSEKTTFRVSGGYTGEDGILVTNKDKYTRYNFNAFLGTELTKNLNASVNLFYKNSNRTTPADFGSLFYNAITYSSYIPTGYGTAPNGDVLPYNTPNNVVKTEPVNTTFGDDLRLFGKLEYNPLNGLKITGEYTYDKRNQDDRKIQGKNEYINAATYDRQFLNNNTRYTRANDQTVYQAVNLYASYTKALGQHHATLLVGTNQEISKQENFNINRLDILSPQVPSLSTSTGTIAGGDGFGEYAISGYFGRINYDYKNKYLLEVNGRFDGSSRFAPGHRFGFFPSVSAGWNVSEEAFMKPLSPVLSQWKLRGSFGEIGNQVVFRRDKNNNRVPNYYPYIPGMEPYNASWTDPATNIRYVSLGMPALVSSDFTWETVRTLDFGTDISLFRDRLNASFDWFRRSTLNMLAPGAELPAILGAPAPLQNVADLQSKGWELQMSWKDKIRSVSYSIGFNLSDSRAFITRYNNPAGLLTINGSGQLDNYYTGEEIGEIWGFVTHGFYTVDDFQKGSLDANLQKGTLLPGVPGYRGVPQNPGDIRYEDLNGDGQIFTGNNTLSDPGDRKVIGNTQRRFQFGVFGNASWNNFDLSFFLQGVGKRDLWLSNQLYWPYLNQFGTMYKHNLDYWTPANPNGFYPRGYPDGAGNADKSRFVQTKYLSNGAYLRVKNITLGYTVPKPLLKRIFIDNIRVFVSGENLFTFDHLPDGMEADANIVSDGGIYPFLKKYSFGLNVNF; this is encoded by the coding sequence GGAGAAAGCCACTCCGGTCAGTATACGGGTCAAAGACGCTTCCATCGATGAAGTGATGGCCACCGTACTGTATCATCAACCCCTGTCATACCGGGTGGACGGGAAAATCATCCTGATTGGCAACAAAACACCTAACCCTGTTACCATGCCGGTCGTCGTAAAAATGCCGGTCAAAGGCAAGGTGACCAACGACAAAGGAGAGCCGCTGCCTGGTGTCAGCATCCTGGAAAAAGGAACTGCCAACGGTACTGTCACTGATGGACAGGGCGCGTTTTCCCTGAATGTACAAGGTGCGTCGTCTGTACTGATTGTCCGCTTTATCGGTTATGCGCAGCAGGAAGTCAAAGCCACGGGCAATATGAGCATCGTGCTGCTGGAGGACCTTTCTGCCATGAATGAAGTGGTGGTGGTAGGTTACGGCTCTCAGAAAAAAGCCAACCTCACCGGTGCTGTGAGCTCGGTAAAAATGGACGAAGTACTGGGCGACAGACCCGTTAGCTCCGCCTCACAAGCCTTGCAGGGCGCTGTTCCCGGGCTACAGATCACCTATGGTTCCGGGCAGCCCGGTACGTCCACTGCTATCAATATCCGCGGTTATACTTCTATCAATGGCGGTGAACCGCTGGTACTGGTAGACAATGTACCGATGGACATCGACGATGTAAACCCGAAAGACATTGACAACATAACAGTGCTCAAAGACGCGGCAGCTGCCTCTATCTACGGCGCACGCGCTGCTTTTGGCGTGATACTGGTCACGACGAAAAAAGGAAAGAAAAACCAGCCCGTACGCTTCAGCTATTCCAATAACTTCACTTTCAGCTCACCTACCACACTGCCTAAGAAAGCCTCGCCGCTGGAACTGGTACGTGCCCTGAAAGATTTCGGCACCAACTCCTACTGGACAGGCCAGAATGTAAACACCTGGCTGAAACTGCTGGAAGAATATCAGCAAAACCCGTCCTCTTACCCTGACGGCTATACGACGGTAAACGGGCTGAAGTATCCGCTGGCCGAAACAGACCTCTACGGAGAGCTGTTCACCCGTGGCTTTGAGCAGATGCACAACTTCTCCTTCGGCGGTGGTTCTGAAAAAACAACGTTCCGGGTGTCCGGCGGATATACCGGTGAAGACGGTATCCTCGTTACCAACAAAGACAAATACACCCGTTATAATTTCAACGCTTTTCTCGGTACGGAACTGACCAAAAACCTCAACGCCAGCGTAAACCTCTTCTATAAAAACAGCAACCGCACTACGCCGGCGGATTTCGGCAGCCTCTTCTATAATGCGATCACCTATAGTTCGTATATACCTACGGGTTATGGCACTGCGCCCAACGGGGATGTGCTGCCCTACAATACCCCCAATAACGTGGTGAAAACAGAGCCCGTCAATACCACGTTTGGCGACGATCTGCGCCTGTTCGGTAAATTGGAATATAATCCGCTCAACGGCTTAAAGATCACCGGAGAATATACGTACGACAAAAGAAACCAGGACGACCGGAAGATACAGGGCAAAAATGAATACATCAACGCGGCCACTTATGACCGCCAGTTCCTGAACAACAATACCCGTTACACCCGTGCTAACGATCAGACGGTATATCAGGCGGTGAACCTCTACGCCAGCTATACCAAAGCGCTGGGGCAACATCACGCCACGCTGCTGGTGGGCACCAATCAGGAAATCAGCAAGCAGGAAAATTTCAACATCAACAGGCTGGACATCCTGAGCCCACAGGTGCCTTCCCTGTCCACTTCCACCGGTACCATCGCAGGCGGTGACGGCTTCGGTGAATACGCTATTTCCGGTTACTTCGGCCGCATCAACTACGACTATAAAAATAAGTACCTGCTGGAAGTAAACGGCCGTTTCGATGGCTCCAGCCGCTTTGCGCCGGGACATCGTTTTGGTTTCTTCCCTTCAGTGTCTGCCGGCTGGAATGTCAGCGAAGAAGCTTTTATGAAACCGCTGAGCCCTGTGCTGTCACAATGGAAGCTGCGTGGTTCTTTCGGCGAAATAGGCAACCAGGTGGTGTTTAGAAGAGACAAAAACAATAACAGGGTGCCTAACTATTACCCCTATATTCCTGGTATGGAGCCGTACAACGCTTCGTGGACAGACCCTGCGACCAACATCCGTTACGTGTCCCTGGGCATGCCTGCACTCGTAAGTTCCGACTTCACCTGGGAAACGGTGCGTACGCTCGATTTCGGTACAGACATCAGTTTGTTCCGCGACCGGCTGAATGCCTCGTTCGACTGGTTCCGCCGCAGCACCCTCAACATGCTGGCGCCGGGCGCCGAACTGCCCGCTATCCTGGGCGCGCCCGCACCATTGCAGAACGTGGCAGACCTGCAATCCAAAGGATGGGAACTGCAAATGTCCTGGAAAGATAAGATACGGTCTGTGAGTTATTCCATCGGCTTCAATCTGTCAGACAGCCGTGCCTTCATCACGCGGTATAACAATCCTGCCGGCCTGTTGACCATCAACGGCAGCGGCCAGCTGGACAACTATTACACCGGGGAAGAAATAGGAGAAATATGGGGCTTTGTGACCCACGGATTTTATACCGTCGATGATTTCCAGAAAGGATCGCTGGACGCCAACCTGCAAAAAGGCACACTGTTGCCCGGCGTGCCCGGATACCGCGGCGTGCCGCAGAACCCCGGGGATATCCGTTATGAAGACCTGAACGGCGACGGACAGATCTTCACCGGCAACAATACCCTGTCAGACCCCGGCGACCGTAAAGTGATCGGTAACACGCAACGCCGCTTCCAGTTTGGTGTTTTCGGCAATGCTTCCTGGAATAATTTCGACTTGTCCTTCTTCCTGCAAGGCGTTGGTAAAAGAGACCTGTGGCTGAGTAACCAGCTGTACTGGCCTTATCTCAACCAGTTTGGCACCATGTACAAACATAACCTCGACTACTGGACGCCTGCCAATCCGAACGGTTTTTATCCACGCGGATATCCCGATGGCGCCGGTAACGCCGACAAGAGCCGTTTTGTGCAGACCAAATATTTATCCAACGGCGCTTACCTGCGGGTAAAAAACATCACGCTGGGATATACCGTGCCGAAGCCACTGCTGAAACGTATTTTCATCGATAATATTCGTGTATTCGTGAGCGGTGAAAACCTTTTCACGTTCGATCATCTGCCCGATGGCATGGAGGCAGACGCCAATATCGTCAGCGACGGCGGTATCTATCCATTCCTGAAGAAATACAGCTTCGGTCTTAATGTTAATTTCTAA